A region from the Sandaracinus amylolyticus genome encodes:
- the gmk gene encoding guanylate kinase produces MDDLVLLILCSPSGAGKTTLTRHLLDNLKDFTFSVSHTTRRPRAGEQDGREYHFVDRVRFQTLIAEGEFAEWAEVHGNLYGTSVREIERARAEGKRGIVFDVDYQGARQIKAKLRDAIGVFVLPPSMDELRRRLEGRGTEDAAAVERRFANAWHEIEHYGFFDYLVVNDDLDRAKAAVLGIALAERHRRWRLAPTAELLLKAR; encoded by the coding sequence ATGGACGACCTGGTCCTGCTGATCCTCTGCTCTCCGTCAGGCGCCGGGAAGACCACGCTGACGCGCCACCTGCTCGACAACCTGAAGGACTTCACGTTCTCGGTCTCACACACGACGCGCAGGCCGCGCGCGGGCGAGCAGGACGGGCGCGAGTATCACTTCGTCGATCGCGTGCGGTTCCAGACGTTGATCGCGGAAGGCGAGTTCGCGGAGTGGGCCGAGGTCCACGGCAACCTCTACGGGACGAGCGTGCGCGAGATCGAGCGCGCGCGCGCCGAGGGCAAGCGCGGGATCGTGTTCGACGTCGACTACCAGGGCGCGCGCCAGATCAAGGCGAAGCTGCGTGATGCGATCGGCGTGTTCGTGCTGCCGCCCTCGATGGACGAGCTGCGCCGTCGGCTCGAAGGGCGCGGCACCGAGGACGCGGCGGCGGTCGAGCGTCGCTTCGCGAACGCGTGGCACGAGATCGAGCACTACGGCTTCTTCGACTACCTCGTCGTGAACGACGATCTCGATCGCGCGAAGGCCGCGGTGCTCGGCATCGCGCTCGCCGAACGTCATCGCCGGTGGCGTCTCGCGCCCACGGCCGAGCTGCTGCTCAAGGCGCGCTGA
- a CDS encoding prenyltransferase gives MLRALLQATRPLAHANVAPPILYGQALAYAMTGAFSWRALALAQIFGLVDHLFIVFANDFADREADARNDGFNAFSGGSRVLPEGRLAPRVILGLAIACSIVLVAGTIPFALERPLLPVLACAAIALMVMYSYPPLALSYRGGGEWLQAIGVGLVLPLVGFHAQEPSLRAIPWLALVPTIVLGLAGNVLTALPDEPADRATSKRTWAVRRGVPRAARDLVALVALAIVLGGIVLPFPTHLARVVATALPLGVLGASLPLLPREVMRRSELLVFMIVAGAASTGALVAWTIALACG, from the coding sequence GTGCTGCGCGCTCTTCTCCAGGCGACTCGTCCGCTCGCGCACGCCAACGTCGCGCCGCCGATCCTCTACGGACAGGCGCTCGCGTACGCGATGACCGGTGCGTTCTCGTGGCGCGCGCTCGCGCTCGCGCAGATCTTCGGGCTCGTCGATCACCTCTTCATCGTGTTCGCGAACGACTTCGCCGACCGTGAGGCCGATGCGCGCAACGACGGGTTCAACGCGTTCTCCGGCGGCTCACGCGTGCTCCCGGAGGGTCGCCTCGCGCCGCGCGTGATCCTCGGCCTCGCGATCGCGTGCTCGATCGTGCTCGTCGCAGGCACGATCCCCTTCGCGCTCGAGCGACCGCTCCTGCCGGTGCTCGCGTGCGCCGCGATCGCGCTGATGGTGATGTACAGCTATCCGCCGCTCGCGCTCTCGTATCGCGGCGGCGGCGAGTGGCTGCAGGCGATCGGCGTCGGGCTCGTGCTCCCGCTCGTCGGGTTCCACGCGCAGGAGCCCTCACTGCGCGCGATCCCGTGGCTCGCGCTCGTGCCCACGATCGTGCTCGGGCTCGCGGGCAACGTGCTCACCGCGCTGCCCGACGAGCCCGCCGATCGCGCGACGTCGAAGCGAACCTGGGCGGTGCGCCGCGGCGTGCCGCGTGCGGCGCGGGATCTCGTCGCGCTCGTCGCGCTCGCGATCGTGCTCGGCGGGATCGTGCTGCCCTTCCCCACGCATCTCGCGCGCGTCGTCGCGACCGCGCTCCCGCTCGGCGTGCTCGGCGCGTCACTCCCGCTCCTGCCGCGCGAGGTCATGCGCCGGAGCGAGCTCCTGGTGTTCATGATCGTCGCCGGCGCCGCGAGCACCGGCGCGCTCGTCGCGTGGACGATCGCGCTCGCCTGCGGGTGA
- a CDS encoding prenyltransferase, with the protein MSAASSMTTRARWAFALKPASWPKLLVPMALGQAIGIDANGEVSIAGLVIGALFTVLDLVFVVLLNDWGDQEVDRVKRSMFPHSSKKTIPDGVLPAPTLLFVGGLAGFGAAMVALAGEIALDRPWLTVAAVASLGLFVAYTLPPLRLNYRGGGELLEAFGVGIALPWINAYAQSGRALPPALIVLPGFAAFALSSAVASGLADERSDRIGGKRTFTTVLGNTLARRLTNLLALAGGLVWALTAWIGARGTPTIPLVAAAASALLAWDGVRRASAAAVTDAFDAQRSYKSSLHRLVWESSIVLAVGMAIGPLLGF; encoded by the coding sequence GTGTCCGCTGCGAGCTCGATGACCACACGCGCGCGCTGGGCGTTCGCCCTCAAGCCTGCGAGCTGGCCGAAGCTGCTCGTGCCGATGGCGCTCGGACAGGCCATCGGGATCGACGCGAACGGCGAGGTTTCGATCGCGGGCCTGGTGATCGGCGCGCTGTTCACGGTGCTCGATCTCGTGTTCGTCGTGCTGCTGAACGACTGGGGTGATCAGGAGGTCGATCGCGTGAAGCGATCGATGTTCCCCCACTCGTCGAAGAAGACGATCCCCGACGGGGTCCTGCCCGCTCCGACGTTGCTCTTCGTCGGCGGGCTCGCGGGCTTCGGCGCGGCGATGGTCGCGCTCGCGGGCGAGATCGCGCTCGACCGTCCGTGGCTCACCGTCGCGGCGGTCGCGTCGCTCGGGCTCTTCGTCGCGTACACGTTGCCTCCGCTCCGCCTCAACTATCGCGGCGGCGGCGAGCTGCTCGAGGCGTTCGGCGTCGGGATCGCGCTGCCGTGGATCAACGCGTACGCGCAGAGCGGTCGCGCGTTGCCGCCGGCGCTGATCGTGCTGCCGGGGTTCGCCGCGTTCGCGCTGTCGTCGGCGGTGGCGAGCGGTCTCGCCGACGAGCGCAGTGATCGCATCGGCGGCAAGCGGACGTTCACGACGGTGCTCGGCAACACGCTCGCGCGTCGGCTGACGAACCTCCTCGCGCTCGCGGGCGGGCTCGTGTGGGCGCTCACGGCGTGGATCGGTGCGCGCGGGACGCCGACGATCCCGCTCGTCGCGGCGGCGGCGAGCGCGTTGCTCGCGTGGGACGGAGTGCGGCGCGCGAGCGCGGCCGCGGTGACCGATGCGTTCGACGCGCAGCGCAGCTACAAGTCGTCGTTGCACCGGCTCGTCTGGGAATCGAGCATCGTGCTCGCTGTCGGGATGGCGATCGGACCCCTGCTCGGCTTCTGA
- a CDS encoding glycosyltransferase family 2 protein yields the protein MNEEVPLSIIVFAFDEEENIGPVLGELRAWLEQHEPGAEIVFVDDGSRDRTADAAGRALRGMPHAVLRHERNRGIGAALKTGVMAARGELVTFLPADGQIAPDAVATLREAQARSGADVVLSVYDRRDDGVDRKVFSFGVRALIAAVHGVWLKSDGPYLFRRRLFDPDQLRPDTFFLNFEFPIRALSAGLRIDTVVIACRPRRAGHSKSTQWHRIVGVARDLVDLRVRRFRGL from the coding sequence ATGAACGAAGAAGTCCCGCTCAGCATCATCGTCTTCGCGTTCGACGAGGAAGAGAACATCGGGCCCGTGCTCGGCGAGCTGCGGGCGTGGCTCGAGCAGCACGAGCCGGGCGCGGAGATCGTGTTCGTCGACGACGGCTCGCGCGACCGCACCGCCGACGCCGCGGGTCGCGCGCTGCGTGGCATGCCGCACGCGGTGCTCCGTCACGAACGAAACCGAGGGATCGGCGCGGCGCTCAAGACCGGGGTGATGGCGGCGCGCGGTGAGCTCGTCACGTTCCTCCCCGCCGACGGTCAGATCGCGCCCGACGCGGTCGCGACGTTGCGCGAAGCGCAGGCGCGAAGCGGCGCGGACGTCGTGCTCTCCGTCTACGACCGCCGCGACGACGGAGTCGATCGCAAGGTGTTCTCGTTCGGCGTGCGCGCGCTGATCGCCGCGGTGCACGGCGTGTGGCTCAAGAGCGACGGTCCGTATCTCTTCCGGCGTCGCCTCTTCGATCCCGATCAGCTGCGCCCCGACACGTTCTTCCTGAACTTCGAGTTCCCGATCCGCGCGCTCTCGGCGGGACTGCGCATCGACACCGTCGTCATCGCGTGTCGTCCGCGACGCGCGGGGCACAGCAAGAGCACGCAGTGGCACCGCATCGTCGGCGTCGCGCGCGATCTCGTCGATCTCCGCGTGCGCCGCTTCCGCGGGCTCTGA